One region of Mucilaginibacter gotjawali genomic DNA includes:
- a CDS encoding RagB/SusD family nutrient uptake outer membrane protein, whose amino-acid sequence MKKIYFQFFVLSAFLSFILFAPSCKKSGSFLAQTNTTNLTQASVFTDSSRTEGFLANIYASAGISSSPSRFSANNFICGGLDAASDESEPSHTYATDAAGFATGTINAGTVSNEPYNTCYTQIRAVNQLLANIHSTKMMASNKAGVLAEARFLRAWYYSILLEHYGGVPIVGDSLFTYATPINVKRSTYAACVTYITTECDAAATVLPLTQNGLNWGRASGGACLALKARVLLYAASPLFNGTTLPADAGKSSSGTVDPSLVGYPTADPARWQLAENAAQAVIASGAYTLNTVNTYQTAAPGYGFQGLFPQRVNTEYIFQLMRGPNTDLEDLFLPPSRSGGNGAFPYQGLVDAFPMNNGKLITDPASGYDPTNPYNNRDPRLNYSIIHDQTILNVRTGNGLISGQAPVNIYLGNNNGQNPDAVHQGTVTGYYCNKMLDPAAIAATIAFKSNRCLPLIRYAEILLDYAEAANEFEGPTANVYNAVQAIRQRAGLNPYQLPAGLSQADMRSYIQNERRIELAFEGHRFFDVRRWKIAPVTENIQAKGMEVDENGSTITYNTFNATKHNFRPAMYLWPFPISETGKSPTLIQNPGY is encoded by the coding sequence ATGAAGAAAATTTACTTTCAGTTTTTTGTTCTTTCAGCCTTTTTGAGCTTTATCTTGTTTGCACCATCGTGCAAAAAAAGCGGAAGTTTTCTTGCTCAAACGAACACCACCAATCTTACGCAAGCAAGCGTATTTACTGATAGTTCAAGAACCGAGGGCTTTCTCGCCAATATATATGCAAGCGCGGGAATTAGCAGCAGCCCATCACGGTTTTCTGCCAACAATTTTATTTGCGGCGGGTTGGATGCCGCAAGTGATGAATCTGAGCCCTCGCATACTTACGCTACTGATGCTGCGGGGTTTGCCACAGGTACCATAAACGCAGGTACGGTGAGCAACGAGCCCTATAATACCTGTTATACGCAGATACGGGCAGTAAATCAACTGCTGGCGAATATTCATAGCACTAAAATGATGGCCTCCAATAAGGCCGGAGTGCTGGCTGAAGCGCGCTTCCTGCGGGCATGGTATTACAGTATATTACTTGAACATTACGGCGGGGTGCCAATTGTTGGCGACAGCCTTTTTACTTACGCCACGCCAATTAATGTAAAACGCTCCACCTATGCGGCATGCGTTACGTATATAACTACGGAGTGCGATGCTGCTGCAACGGTGCTTCCGCTTACCCAAAACGGGCTTAACTGGGGCCGTGCATCCGGCGGTGCCTGCCTGGCTTTAAAGGCCCGTGTTTTACTTTATGCGGCAAGTCCTTTGTTTAATGGCACTACTTTGCCTGCCGATGCCGGAAAAAGTTCAAGCGGTACGGTAGATCCATCGCTGGTTGGCTACCCAACGGCAGACCCGGCGCGGTGGCAGCTTGCCGAAAATGCTGCCCAGGCAGTAATTGCGTCAGGGGCATATACTTTAAATACAGTAAATACCTATCAAACAGCTGCACCTGGCTATGGTTTCCAGGGTTTGTTTCCGCAACGCGTAAATACCGAATATATTTTTCAATTAATGCGGGGGCCGAATACCGATCTTGAAGACCTGTTCCTGCCACCATCACGAAGCGGCGGTAATGGTGCTTTCCCTTACCAGGGGCTTGTGGATGCTTTCCCGATGAACAATGGCAAACTCATTACCGACCCGGCTTCAGGATACGACCCTACGAACCCTTATAATAACCGCGACCCGCGTTTAAATTATAGTATTATTCACGACCAAACCATATTAAACGTAAGAACCGGTAACGGCCTGATCAGCGGGCAGGCGCCTGTAAATATTTATCTCGGAAATAATAATGGCCAGAATCCTGATGCTGTTCACCAGGGAACGGTTACCGGCTATTATTGCAATAAGATGCTGGATCCTGCGGCTATTGCGGCAACAATCGCCTTTAAATCAAACCGCTGCCTGCCTTTGATCAGGTACGCCGAAATATTACTGGACTATGCCGAAGCGGCCAATGAATTCGAGGGGCCAACGGCTAATGTATACAATGCCGTTCAGGCTATCAGGCAACGTGCGGGTTTAAACCCTTACCAGTTGCCTGCAGGATTGAGCCAGGCCGATATGCGCAGCTATATCCAAAATGAACGGAGGATAGAGCTTGCGTTTGAAGGGCACCGCTTTTTTGATGTACGACGCTGGAAAATTGCGCCGGTAACCGAAAATATACAGGCAAAAGGCATGGAGGTGGATGAAAATGGCAGTACAATAACCTATAATACATTTAACGCCACCAAGCACAATTTCAGGCCGGCGATGTATTTGTGGCCATTCCCGATAAGCGAAACGGGTAAATCGCCTACACTGATTCAAAACCCGGGCTATTAA
- a CDS encoding DUF5004 domain-containing protein → MNNHFILKKQAYLFIAAMALLWTSCKMERIAPVTESKKDLTGTWKVVQATRNGTNLLPIYDFTQFSIKFDATTGNYNLLNPVPFIVGADGKFSLDDPQYPYKLTFTATGGAAVATAFNYPIINGTRQIIMTFSPGCSQNTYVFTLSKTN, encoded by the coding sequence ATGAATAATCATTTTATATTGAAAAAGCAGGCATATTTATTTATTGCGGCGATGGCTTTGCTCTGGACATCTTGTAAGATGGAAAGAATAGCCCCTGTTACCGAATCGAAAAAGGACCTCACCGGCACCTGGAAAGTTGTGCAGGCAACGCGCAACGGTACAAATTTGCTTCCTATTTATGATTTCACCCAGTTCAGTATCAAGTTTGATGCTACTACGGGCAATTATAATTTATTAAACCCGGTACCATTTATAGTTGGTGCAGATGGTAAGTTCTCATTGGATGATCCGCAATATCCTTATAAGTTAACATTTACAGCTACTGGCGGGGCGGCGGTTGCAACTGCTTTCAATTACCCCATCATCAACGGAACGCGGCAGATCATCATGACATTTAGCCCGGGATGCTCACAAAATACTTACGTATTTACATTATCAAAAACCAACTGA
- a CDS encoding DUF4961 domain-containing protein yields the protein MKVRLHIKGKNLWRLCTLIVLCIVLSCCYTIIDSVDQPGSAVVGSTVKITVNVKNSCNSSGTARIIFGFLTPKGWKTGDNAKVTYSSSKGDGNMVLLPANSPIIAAHSNGVNWPTYMKNFFGNAGNLIDDVEWVAYQSDVPVNYNNGDKITGTINITINNIGADGNPTLVKLAYVVANDQNGFTFDGNDGDSSPTTEYYNEFVNPNCFELTGGTGDLVDFCNPQLTTIDPPKSLDNDIVTLTYNNNVVTPALLANSSAVYLCATATMSDGKTVTVCDQSAQTMLTQTSATSGIYRLTFWPRKLFGATTGQTVVSMTYFITDKSGSTKIGYGGTSSPFTYKFKCT from the coding sequence ATGAAAGTACGTTTACATATAAAAGGAAAAAATTTATGGCGGCTATGCACACTGATTGTATTGTGTATTGTGCTGAGCTGCTGTTACACGATTATTGATAGTGTAGACCAGCCGGGCAGCGCTGTTGTAGGGTCGACGGTGAAGATTACCGTTAATGTTAAAAACTCATGCAACAGCAGCGGTACCGCGCGTATTATTTTTGGATTTTTAACCCCAAAGGGATGGAAAACAGGAGACAATGCCAAGGTAACTTACTCCAGCAGCAAAGGCGACGGAAATATGGTGCTCCTTCCTGCCAATTCACCTATTATCGCTGCTCATAGCAATGGCGTTAACTGGCCAACTTACATGAAAAACTTTTTTGGCAATGCTGGAAATTTAATAGATGACGTTGAATGGGTTGCTTATCAAAGTGATGTGCCGGTTAATTACAACAACGGAGATAAGATCACCGGTACAATTAACATCACGATCAATAATATTGGCGCCGATGGCAATCCTACCCTGGTTAAACTGGCCTATGTTGTTGCAAACGACCAGAACGGTTTTACATTTGACGGCAACGACGGAGATTCGAGCCCTACCACAGAATATTATAATGAATTTGTGAACCCTAACTGTTTTGAACTTACCGGCGGAACCGGCGACCTTGTTGACTTCTGTAACCCCCAGTTAACTACAATTGATCCGCCGAAATCATTGGACAATGATATTGTTACGCTTACCTACAATAACAATGTGGTAACACCGGCGCTGTTAGCAAACAGTTCTGCGGTTTATTTATGCGCTACCGCTACCATGAGCGATGGTAAAACGGTTACCGTATGCGATCAATCCGCACAAACAATGCTCACGCAAACCTCGGCGACCAGCGGGATCTACCGGCTTACTTTTTGGCCGCGTAAGCTGTTCGGCGCGACGACGGGGCAAACGGTGGTAAGTATGACTTATTTTATTACCGATAAATCGGGATCGACGAAGATAGGTTACGGCGGTACAAGTTCACCATTTACCTATAAATTTAAGTGTACATAA